DNA from Eucalyptus grandis isolate ANBG69807.140 chromosome 5, ASM1654582v1, whole genome shotgun sequence:
AAGTTCTTTGACCAGAAAGTTCTTTGACCAAAGCTGCAAAACAGCTGTAGTGGGTGCTCTGCTGTTTGGGCCAACTGCTTTAATCAAGATAATGCCTGTGTCGGTTTTGTGCTTGAGAAAAACAAAGAGGTGCTTTTTCTCCAATGTAAAGGCATAGAGCTAACCTACTAGTACTTATGAATCACAACCATGAAATTTTCAAGAGCAAAAAAAACCAAGTCCTTTCATTTGAATATCCTACTACAAAGCTCTATTATGTATTAAAGCATAATATTTTGTCTTTCTTCAACTTTTGGTGAATTTCAGACATTAAATCCTGAGTAAGTAAAAAACTGTTAGCAAGAATTGGCAACAGAAATCACAGGTGAGCAAGATGTTGCTTTTAAACCACGGGTTGACGATTCAAGCCTGCAAATTGGGGAGGTGTAGTCATTTACCCTTTTTCCTTTCGTGGGACATTTCATAATGGAAGGTTTATTTTAGAGAGACAAGTTATTCTCTCTATCTGGTGCATAGAGCCTTCAAATCAATTTGTGAATGTTTGATAAACTGGtcttaattatttgtatttggTTTTTCGATGGCTTGTTAATTTAGGTTGTTTATACTGTTCGACCGTGATTCTTGTTCTTCTTATATTGTCTTTGCTTTACTTCATGAAACCACTAGTTATTGTTGATCTTATCATCAGTCATTATCATCATTTTGTCAAAATACCTTTCTAATCAGTTGTTATTGAATTTGCAGCATTGGCTTTCCTTGTATATGCATGGAGAGCAGTTCTCTTTGAACTATCTAACTGGAAGAAGGCTGCCTTGGCAATTGTTGGTTTTGTGGGATACCTCTCAAAACTTGTCCTAGCCCTTATCTTTCACTTTATTGGCAATCCGATCACTTCCACAATTAGATGTATCGAAACTGCAATCTACTCTGTCCGGGCCTTTTACTCTGGCATAGTAGCATATGCTCCTGTCCCCGAGTTGACAGTGATCATTATGTTGGCATCAGCAGTGGCAGCCATTGGAGAGGCTGTTGTTCCAAACTGTGTTTCTAGTCAGCCATATTCTCTTACGGTAGCTGGATTGATTGGCTATGCAGCTGTGAGAGGCTACATCTCTGAGCCACTTTTATGGACTCTATTGGTGGGATTGTATGGGTTTTCACGCATTATTAAGAAGAGAGATGATGTTTCATCCGTGTTACCTGCTGCAGCTGTAATGGCTGCCATAGGGGAGCCTTGGGTTAGACTGGTGGTAATAGCCTCATATCTTGCATTAGCTATATCCCATCATTCAAGGAAACTTTCAGAAgggaaagaagttgaagaagtaGTGACAAACAGGAGGCTTCCAATGCCCTTGTTTGTAGCGGCATTAGCCATTGGAATCCGTGTTGCTGCTAAGTGGGTTGGATACCGGCATTTAACCTGGATGATAGTCTGATCTTGGAGAAATTCTAGTTGTCAATTTCTGTGATGGGCGGCGAGTTCGGCACACAAACTGATAAATGagtcatttttttcccttttgaggGACAACAGGTTTTCTTTTGTATTCTGTGTTCTCTTTGGAGTCTGTAAAATGGGTTAGAGTAGGAACTCTGTCCTCTTAATGGGGCTTAGTGTGACATCTCAATGTTGTAAATTTAGGAAATAACAGTGCCCATTGCGTGGTCTGTGGTGCCTCTCTTTTGCagaaattgcaataaatttatcgTAAGCTTCAGTATAACAGTGGTATTGCTAAAACAGTCATGCAAGATTAGGTCCACTGCAATTTTACCCTGTTAGGTCCATTTATTGAGAGGTCTCGACTGCTTGTGCTAAAAAGCCATGTTGCAGTTCAACCTTCATCTGCGGTTGTTAAGAGGAGAAAATTTTAGGTGGAGCTTTGATTCCAAGTGGCATCGTTAGAGTTCACTCACTGGGCAACACATGTCGCCCGGTGACCATGTTGTAACCAGAgctcatttattttctcttcaaaatgGCATGCTGCTAAAaattgtttctctctcctcctgcaGGCGAAGCCGTCTTGTATTGTCACACCTCTcggtcaatttatttaaattgacTAAACTCCCTCTGCAAGGGAATATTTGATGGGGCCACCAAATCCTTCACAcaatttcttctctcctcccaCGACAAATTTGAACGGCAGAAgaaaactctctctccctctttccatttctttcgtTTTAGTGTCGCTTGGTCGCCGCTCTACTCTTTGCTCTTCCTCCAAAGGACGACGGAGGCCGCTGTTTGACAAACCATGCCGCCTTGAATCACTGGCTTTTGTACTCGGCAGGTGCTGGTGGTGAGTGCGGTCTCGGCCATTTTGAGCTCGGTGGCAAGCTCGTTGAGATCCTCGGTGGAGAGGGTGCACGAGGTGGTGCTGAAATAGGCGGCTTTGGTGATGTAGCATAGGCGGCCAAAGGCTCTGCATGTGAAGAAGTCGGAGGAAGCGGAGGGGTTGACCGGCGACGACCTGTTGAACGAGGCCTATGAGAGGTGCAGCTCCGGCTTTTGTACTGACGAGGGTGTGGCTGGTGAGCATGCGTGATCTCAGCCATTTCGAGCTCGATGGCGAGCCCG
Protein-coding regions in this window:
- the LOC104440818 gene encoding uncharacterized protein LOC104440818, giving the protein MLAGNLEVDSRDKPKRTTSVASHRPPIFLPWKNHDKTPVKTSSPLPSPCRPRSSPSSPPPPSPRSHSPPSPGPARPPPEPWRIPLLGSSSQARTLAPSPKLSSAGPHGHALCFLYGGGRSRGAAFVSNAEESAGSSGGGEVDEAERAARGESTMPERFRYLNREAPDPPIRWPWLVALAFLVYAWRAVLFELSNWKKAALAIVGFVGYLSKLVLALIFHFIGNPITSTIRCIETAIYSVRAFYSGIVAYAPVPELTVIIMLASAVAAIGEAVVPNCVSSQPYSLTVAGLIGYAAVRGYISEPLLWTLLVGLYGFSRIIKKRDDVSSVLPAAAVMAAIGEPWVRLVVIASYLALAISHHSRKLSEGKEVEEVVTNRRLPMPLFVAALAIGIRVAAKWVGYRHLTWMIV